A single genomic interval of Labeo rohita strain BAU-BD-2019 chromosome 13, IGBB_LRoh.1.0, whole genome shotgun sequence harbors:
- the pcnx4 gene encoding pecanex-like protein 4, with protein MGPDVPLLNDYKQEFFWKRFPQTILGGPRLKLGYCAPPYVYVHQLVLFLTPWLLGGIGTLLYQLRVLDEAFTGVVSGVLMLGVGATLQGLARCMARRTGVVQRLPAANNILADEEEVEFTHCVAPETVHFVVPGKKFVGNVVLHTFLAGALCGLSTWYLLPDRLSGLYGHTGAGLGAVVPLFALSWVTVCIGEYSLIVNTATETATFQPQDTYEITPLTRPLYILAFIAVDLALRFSGSGVVELQVAAQVLHVLFVFLPVLWALGVLSPLDALLLWAMEQTLVHGLGGSAMSTNIRLLVMFLSSVCVAVCTYFIPTSLGVVLFTVAMGYLLSQDLTQLLVLVKGASPTLGLGWWGLPLSLMFIIGALTEAGLLHQLYLINSGNLTLGVNSIEHWESSVVPPSPQEVVGWLLIALFLLTRLLRELQGACVLGGAVLNPLYPKRVTTAQAFRRKTRGLRVAGIIRRILLNLVSPLAMIAFLSVDESLKKVHTASLAIGFTRAFRMVWQSSEAALLQMVLVVIIRLAGGHRVTLWNELGTTVQLILVSLIVNRVSQFVCKLGFALTVLITSWTESKQRRQSAGTLLALNAALFPLLLGVVALSALLSAPLLPLFTLPVFLVGFPRPLRSWPGTPGTACPCPDSVYYQQLCKRLASAIRPALANGAFGSCTPGSQYLGRFQGRLLWISVLERGYGYCTVNIKGLELQETSCHTVEARRVDEVFEGAFDHVERPGQCFRLLNPHWGNALTPCSVLPVRVYSDAQNVLTGIIDSPDHLRQLNSDFLKTLIWILLRYCVQELTHGAQRTKGQSLQTSGRKSQSSQHAVPSEPGPAVVKVAMHSQVRPESSSSSHLRGQDSSSLSSFADWSDEDDLFGPVPVRRPIRMMVRTDEGQTELGLGVSLPGSVEIHSLYESMALSSLPTLRPLGLGLGLGLPIVDKGKDNIPALISTTVPSNSQPLHFTSPHSEIFSLPAEWRTAQLASSKLQVLRPCFPEAWFCFCLSQLVVESFGEGDFEQVTLGLQEDRALRELYTQVVLSCCVALGADAQVFSPSLLFRLYCGDGPWTEGLEWLRANKELHQLTLRAFRYSVKLLVDQASLGPVESLDELYTTLQDYHDNWFIGLVTDRSWQESVVQEKPFLFSLGHDLTMGTYTSRVLSLQENLVQVGVLNEEGVRGQWANLSWELLYATNDDEERYSIQAHPVMLRNLTVQAADPPLGYPIYSSPPIHLRCL; from the exons ATGGGGCCTGATGTGCCCCTGCTCAACGATTACAAGCAGGAGTTCTTCTGGAAACGTTTCCCACAGACTATCTTGGGGGGGCCGAGGCTGAAACTTGGCTACTGCGCCCCGCCATATGTCTATGTACACCAGCTGGTGTTATTTCTGACACCATGGCTGTTGGGAGGCATCGGGACCCTCTTGTACCAGCTGAGGGTGCTGGACGAAGCCTTTACAGGTGTTGTTTCCGGCGTGCTTATGCTGGGGGTAGGTGCCACCCTTCAGGGACTGGCGCGGTGTATGGCACGTAGGACCGGAGTGGTACAAAGACTGCCTGCTGCCAATAACATCCTTGCAGATGAGGAGGAGGTGGAGTTTACTCACTGCGTGGCCCCTGAGACGGTACATTTTGTGGTGCCTGGGAAGAAGTTcgtgggtaatgtagttttgcACACTTTTCTTGCTGGAGCACTATGTGGGTTGTCCACGTGGTACCTGCTGCCGGACAGACTGAGCGGTCTGTATGGACACACAGGTGCGGGACTTGGAGCTGTCGTGCCTTTGTTTGCCCTGAGCTGGGTGACTGTCTGTATTGGGGAGTATTCGCTCATCGTCAACACGGCTACAGAAACCGCTACATTTCAGCCACAGGACACGTATGAGATCACGCCGCTCACCAGACCGCTCTACATACTCGCCTTCATTGCCGTGGACCTGGCTCTAAG gTTTTCAGGTTCTGGTGTTGTAGAATTGCAAGTAGCAGCTCAGGTGCTTCACGTGTTGTTTGTGTTTCTGCCGGTGCTTTGGGCTTTGGGAGTGCTCTCTCCGCTGGATGCTCTTCTGCTCTGGGCCATGGAACAGACCTTAGTGCATGGCCTGGGTGGGTCAGCCATGTCTACCAACATTAG actcTTGGTGATGTTTCTGTCATCTGTGTGTGTTGCCGTCTGTACCTACTTCATTCCCACTTCACTGGGTGTGGTTCTGTTCACTGTTGCCATGGGTTACCTTCTCAGCCAGGACCTGACCCAGTTGCTGGTGCTGGTGAAGGGTGCCTCTCCGACCTTGGGTCTGGGTTGGTGGGGGCTTCCTCTTTCCCTAATGTTCATAATAGGAGCCTTGACTGAGGCTGGACTCCTTCATCAGCTTTACCTCATCAACTCAGGGAATCTAACGCTGGGTGTGAACTCTATAGAGCACTGGGAGTCTTCTGTTGTACCCCCAAGCCCACAGGAGGTGGTCGGCTGGCTCCTTATTGCTCTGTTTCTGCTCACTCGTCTGCTGAGAGAGCTCCAGGGAGCGTGCGTGTTGGGAGGTGCCGTGCTCAACCCACTGTACCCCAAGCGGGTCACGACTGCCCAGGCTTTCAGGCGAAAGACCCGAGGCCTGCGTGTCGCTGGGATAATCCGGAGGATCCTATTGAACCTGG TGAGTCCGCTGGCGATGATTGCGTTCTTGTCTGTAGATGAATCTCTAAAGAAGGTGCACACGGCCTCTCTCGCCATTGGCTTCACACGGGCATTCAGGATG GTGTGGCAGAGCTCTGAGGCTGCTTTGCTGCAGATGGTTTTGGTGGTGATCATCAGACTTGCAGGGGGGCACAGAGTCACTCTCTGGAATGAGTTGGGCACTACAGTGCAACTGATACTG GTCTCTCTGATTGTGAATCGTGTATCTCAGTTTGTATGTAAGCTGGGTTTTGCTCTTACGGTGTTGATCACGTCCTGGACAGAGAGTAAACAGCGTCGTCAGTCGGCGGGAACTCTGCTGGCGCTCAATGCTGCACTGTTCCCACTTCTGCTAGGTGTTGTGGCTCTCTCTGCCCTTCTGTCTGCCCCTCTCCTTCCTCTCTTTACACTACCTGTGTTCCTGGTGGGATTTCCCAGGCCGCTGCGTTCATGGCCGGGCACCCCAGGCACCGCCTGCCCTTGTCCAGATTCTGTATATTACCAGCAGCTCTGCAAAAGACTGGCATCCGCTATTAGACCCGCACTTGCTAATGGCGCATTTG GTTCCTGTACTCCAGGGTCTCAATACCTTGGCCGCTTTCAAGGTCGTCTTCTTTGGATCTCTGTTTTAGAGAGAGGCTATGGCTATTGCACTGTCAACATTAAG GGTTTGGAACTACAGGAAACATCGTGCCACACAGTGGAGGCTCGGCGTGTGGATGAGGTTTTTGAAGGAGCGTTTGATCATGTAGAGCGGCCTGGCCAGTGTTTCAGATTATTGAACCCTCACTGGGGTAACGCTCTGACCCCCTGCTCAGTGTTGCCCGTCAGGGTTTACTCTGACGCCCAGAACGTTCTAACAGGAATCATTGATTCACCTGACCACCTGCGTCAGCTCAACTCCGACTTCCTTAAAACACTAATCTGGATTTTATTGCGTTACTGTGTACAGGAATTGACACATGGTGCTCAGCGGACGAAAGGTCAGTCACTACAGACCTCTGGACGCAAGTCACAAAGCTCTCAGCATGCTGTGCCCTCGGAGCCTGGCCCGGCTGTGGTTAAAGTTGCCATGCACTCGCAAGTTCGCCCTGAATCCTCTTCATCATCTCACTTGAGAGGACAGGACAGCTCAAGCCTCTCATCCTttgctgattggtcagatgaGGACGATCTGTTCGGTCCAGTCCCCGTACGGCGGCCGATAAGAATGATGGTGCGGACAGATGAAGGACAGACTGAGTTAGGGTTGGGAGTGTCTCTTCCAGGCTCTGTAGAAATCCACAGTCTGTACGAGAGCATGGCTCTGTCTTCTCTCCCTACACTTAGACCTCTGGGTCTGGGTTTGGGGCTCGGCCTGCCCATTGTAGATAAAGGGAAAGATAACATCCCCGCACTCATTTCGACCACCGTCCCAAGCAACTCTCAGCCTCTACACTTCACAAGCCCTCACTCAGAGATCTTCTCTCTGCCCGCAGAGTGGCGGACCGCCCAATTAGCTTCCTCTAAACTCCAGGTTCTGCGCCCCTGCTTCCCAGAGGCTTGGTTCTGCTTTTGTTTGTCCCAGCTGGTAGTGGAGAGCTTCGGGGAGGGAGACTTTGAGCAGGTGACATTGGGTTTGCAGGAGGACCGTGCCCTGCGGGAGCTTTATACCCAGGTGGTGCTGTCGTGCTGTGTGGCACTGGGGGCAGATGCTCAAGTGTTCAGCCCGAGTCTGCTTTTTAGGCTGTACTGTGGGGACGGGCCCTGGACTGAGGGACTTGAGTGGCTCAGAGCCAATAAAGAGCTGCATCAGCTAACACTCAGGGCTTTCAG GTACAGTGTAAAACTCTTGGTAGACCAGGCATCTCTTGGTCCGGTAGAGAGTCTGGATGAGCTCTACACAACTTTACAGGATTACCATGACAATTGGTTCATCGGTTTGGTAACAGACCGCAGTTGGCAAGAGAGTGTTGTACAAGAGAAGCCCTTCCTGTTCTCTCTCGGGCATGATCTCACCATG GGGACGTATACAAGCCGTGTGTTGTCCCTGCAGGAGAATCTAGTCCAGGTGGGAGTTTTGAATGAAGAGGGTGTGAGGGGCCAGTGGGCAAACCTGTCATGGGAGCTACTGTACGCCACTAATGACGACGAGGAGCGCTACAGCATTCAGGCACATCCTGTGATGCTGAGGAACCTAACTGTTCAAGCAGCTGATCCACCTCTGGGATACCCCATCTATTCATCCCCGCCCATCCATTTACGCTGCTTATGA